In Anopheles merus strain MAF unplaced genomic scaffold, AmerM5.1 LNR4000875, whole genome shotgun sequence, one genomic interval encodes:
- the LOC121603133 gene encoding volume-regulated anion channel subunit LRRC8E-like, translating into MLTMARYRDVILLALAGLLFLAVVGSVYGRAVPHHRRRGGERGVGRLQNVTLTNATLAAMAQTGGGGELSLDGCQIDHFGPALFALLQRTDCLTLRGGHIPSVSFHSHTLDTLVIDATGLRTFDVAGGPGAAPYEKLRILHITRTALERLPARLSLLVGLKRLDLSQNQLTHIELDVLGAMRRLRDLDLSVNQIARLDASPELQLAGLRNLWVSYNRLRSFGAFPGAFPALDTVRLIGNRWHCGWVDRARADIMRHGITAFGADYDCPGERQGGLCCSDDVPGEVAAIEQTTTVGGAGGRPPIDDLTLRASNRSTIEVRYGDVELFL; encoded by the exons ATGTTGACGATGGCACGCTACCGGGACGTGATACTGCT GGCCTTGGCAGGTCTGCTGTTCCTAGCGGTGGTAGGCAGTGTGTACGGCCGTGCCGTGCCTCATCATCGTCGCCGGGGCGGTGAGCGTGGTGTTGGCCGACTGCAAAATGTGACCCTTACCAACGCGACCCTTGCCGCGATGGCTCAAACGGGCGGTGGCGGTGAACTCTCGCTCGACGGCTGCCAGATTGACCACTTCGGGCCGGCACTGTTCGCGCTGCTGCAGCGCACAGACTGTCTGACGCTTCGCGGTGGACACATCCCCTCCGTGTCGTTCCATTCCCACACGCTCGATACGCTCGTGATCGATGCGACCGGTCTGCGTACGTTCGATGTAGCCGGCGGGCCCGGTGCGGCCCCGTACGAAAAGCTACGAATACTGCACATCACACGCACGGCGCTGGAGCGGCTGCCAGCGCGGCTCTCGCTGCTGGTGGGCCTAAAACGGTTGGACCTGTCGCAGAATCAACTAACCCACATCGAGCTGGACGTGCTGGGTGCGATGAGGCGGTTGCGCGATCTCGACCTGTCCGTGAATCAGATCGCGCGATTGGACGCTTCGCCCGAGCTGCAGCTGGCGGGCCTCCGCAACCTGTGGGTCAGCTACAATCGGTTGCGCTCGTTCGGGGCCTTCCCGGGCGCGTTCCCGGCCCTGGACACGGTGCGCCTGATAGGGAACCGGTGGCACTGCGGCTGGGTCGACCGGGCCCGGGCTGACATCATGCGTCACGGGATCACGGCGTTCGGTGCTGATTACGATTGTCCCGGCGAGCGCCAGGGTGGACTTTGCTGCTCCGATGACGTGCCGGGCGAGGTGGCGGCGATCGAGCAGACGACGACCGTCGGTGGGGCAGGAGGCCGGCCGCCGATCGATGATCTCACGCTGCGGGCGTCGAATCGGAGCACGATCGAGGTTCGGTACGGGGATGTGGAGCTGTTTTTGTGA